The Bartonella birtlesii IBS 325 genome has a window encoding:
- a CDS encoding ABC transporter substrate-binding protein, with the protein MQLKRILTTLTAVMALIANVYASEPIKIGVYLPLSGQNAFGGQLEIRGIELAHKKVPEILGRKVELIIIDNKSDKVEAANAVMRLTASEKVIGIIGSYGSSLSLAGGEISEKAKTPAIATSSTNPLVTQDKKYYFRACFIDSYQGIGIATYVRQTLQAKKAAILKDISNDYAIGLASYFARAFKKLGGEVISNLNYNSGDQDFSAVLTQIIAQKPDILFIPSYFSEGAIIMKQARELGAKFKIMGGDAMDNPETITIAGKAAEGFLHTTLPYSENMPNMSVAAQEFTNEWRTAYPDKEPNINSVLGYTSYMMFMKAIENAGSADREKITIALSQLKDFQTPFGDMSMDENHNPKIPIGIIEIKGGKRVYLDEVKPAF; encoded by the coding sequence ATGCAATTGAAGAGAATCCTCACTACACTCACAGCTGTCATGGCACTTATAGCAAATGTCTATGCGAGTGAGCCTATTAAAATTGGTGTTTACCTTCCGTTAAGTGGTCAAAATGCTTTTGGAGGCCAACTTGAAATTAGAGGTATAGAGTTGGCACATAAAAAAGTTCCAGAAATATTAGGACGTAAAGTGGAGCTTATTATTATTGATAATAAATCTGATAAAGTAGAAGCCGCAAATGCGGTTATGCGATTAACTGCAAGTGAAAAAGTGATTGGAATCATTGGTAGTTATGGCTCTTCACTCTCATTGGCTGGTGGAGAAATATCTGAGAAAGCAAAGACTCCAGCTATTGCAACTTCTTCAACAAATCCGCTTGTTACACAGGATAAGAAATATTACTTCCGCGCTTGCTTCATTGATTCCTATCAAGGCATAGGGATTGCAACTTATGTAAGACAAACTTTACAGGCTAAAAAAGCGGCTATCCTTAAAGATATATCAAATGATTACGCAATTGGTCTTGCAAGTTATTTTGCGCGTGCTTTTAAAAAATTGGGTGGTGAGGTTATTTCAAATTTAAACTACAATTCCGGAGATCAGGATTTTTCAGCTGTTCTTACACAGATTATAGCACAAAAGCCTGATATTTTATTTATTCCCTCTTACTTTTCTGAAGGTGCCATCATTATGAAACAAGCACGTGAATTAGGTGCAAAGTTTAAAATTATGGGTGGAGATGCTATGGATAATCCAGAAACTATTACAATCGCAGGAAAAGCTGCAGAAGGTTTTTTACATACAACACTTCCCTACAGTGAAAATATGCCAAATATGTCAGTAGCTGCGCAAGAGTTTACAAATGAATGGAGAACAGCTTATCCTGATAAAGAGCCAAATATTAATTCCGTTTTGGGATACACAAGTTATATGATGTTCATGAAAGCTATTGAAAATGCTGGCAGTGCTGATCGTGAAAAAATCACTATTGCACTTAGTCAGTTAAAAGATTTTCAAACACCTTTTGGTGATATGTCTATGGATGAAAATCATAACCCTAAAATTCCCATCGGTATAATTGAAATCAAGGGTGGGAAACGTGTCTATTTAGATGAAGTCAAACCTGCTTTTTAA
- a CDS encoding branched-chain amino acid ABC transporter permease has protein sequence MVKSATTFLSCISILILISFLFYANNHFNDYTLRIINLIAINAILAISLNLIYGFTGMFSLGHAGFMAIGAYVCAILLLSPEQKEMMWILDSIAEPLHHLQLPFFLAVIVSGLCAAVVGLLIALPVLRLGGDYLGIATLGFAEIIRIVITNATSLTNGSLGIKGIPQKATLWWNYGWLAFTVLFITLLLRSNTGNVLRAIRDDEIAAKTMGINAFFYRSFSFTVGAFFAGIGGALMAALISTIDPKMFNFLLTFNILMIVVAGGLGSITGSIIGSIIITVVLEWLRIIESPFDLGFIHIPETPGLRMVIFSLLLLVIILFWRKGLLGQREFSWNGIYCFLKRKKLSNTEGEL, from the coding sequence ATGGTAAAATCAGCTACAACTTTTTTATCATGTATCAGTATTTTAATTCTTATCAGTTTTTTATTTTATGCTAATAATCATTTTAATGATTATACGCTTCGTATCATCAATCTTATTGCTATTAATGCGATATTAGCAATTTCGCTCAATTTAATTTACGGTTTTACAGGTATGTTTTCTCTTGGACATGCTGGTTTTATGGCTATAGGTGCTTATGTATGCGCAATTTTACTTCTTTCTCCCGAACAAAAAGAAATGATGTGGATTCTTGATTCTATAGCTGAACCGTTGCATCATTTGCAGTTGCCTTTTTTTCTCGCTGTTATTGTAAGTGGTCTGTGTGCTGCAGTTGTAGGTTTATTGATTGCTCTGCCAGTATTGCGTCTTGGTGGTGATTATCTTGGAATTGCAACATTAGGATTTGCAGAAATTATCCGCATTGTGATTACAAATGCTACATCGTTAACAAATGGTTCTTTGGGAATTAAAGGAATTCCTCAAAAAGCAACATTATGGTGGAACTATGGTTGGCTAGCATTTACAGTTCTCTTTATTACTCTTTTACTGCGAAGCAATACCGGTAATGTGCTGCGTGCTATTCGTGATGATGAAATTGCCGCAAAAACAATGGGGATTAATGCTTTTTTTTACCGTAGTTTTTCTTTTACTGTCGGTGCATTTTTTGCAGGTATAGGAGGAGCATTGATGGCTGCTCTTATCTCAACGATTGATCCTAAAATGTTCAACTTTTTGCTCACTTTTAATATTTTGATGATTGTTGTTGCTGGTGGTCTTGGCTCAATTACAGGGAGCATTATTGGGAGCATTATCATTACAGTTGTGCTTGAATGGCTTCGCATTATTGAAAGTCCATTTGACTTAGGTTTTATACATATTCCAGAGACACCAGGACTTCGGATGGTTATTTTTTCTCTTTTATTGCTCGTTATTATCTTATTTTGGAGAAAAGGTTTGTTGGGACAACGTGAATTTTCATGGAATGGGATTTATTGCTTTCTAAAACGTAAAAAGCTCTCTAATACTGAGGGAGAGCTATGA
- a CDS encoding ABC transporter ATP-binding protein, translating into MDILKIKNLHVHYGAIKAIENLSMSIKKGSIVTLIGANGAGKSSIVRSITGLNRSVYGEITYKGESIIKKSPEKILQLGIALSPEGRRIMPHFTVLENLYLGAYIRHDKLRIARDIEWIFELFPRLRERAKQLGGTMSGGEQQMLAVGRALMSNPDMIILDEPSLGLAPLLVKELFSIIRKINDMGKTILLIEQNAFAALSIAHYAYILEVGHVLFHGEGKTMLSDPRVKEAYLGG; encoded by the coding sequence ATGGATATTCTTAAAATCAAAAATCTTCACGTTCATTATGGCGCCATTAAAGCTATCGAAAATCTTTCGATGTCTATAAAAAAGGGAAGTATAGTAACTTTGATAGGAGCCAATGGAGCAGGAAAAAGCAGTATCGTACGCTCTATTACAGGGCTGAATCGGTCTGTTTATGGGGAGATCACCTATAAAGGCGAATCAATTATTAAAAAATCACCAGAAAAAATTTTGCAGTTGGGGATTGCTTTAAGTCCTGAAGGACGGCGCATTATGCCCCATTTTACTGTTTTAGAAAATCTCTATCTAGGTGCTTATATCCGCCATGATAAACTAAGGATTGCCCGTGATATCGAGTGGATATTTGAGCTTTTCCCGCGTTTGCGTGAAAGAGCAAAACAGTTGGGTGGAACAATGTCAGGCGGTGAGCAACAAATGCTTGCTGTGGGTCGTGCACTCATGAGCAACCCTGACATGATAATATTAGATGAACCCTCTCTAGGGTTAGCACCACTTCTTGTAAAAGAGCTTTTTTCAATTATCCGCAAAATTAATGATATGGGGAAAACTATTCTTCTTATCGAACAAAATGCATTTGCAGCCCTTTCCATTGCGCACTACGCTTATATTCTAGAGGTAGGACATGTTTTATTTCACGGTGAAGGCAAAACTATGCTTTCAGATCCGCGTGTTAAAGAGGCATATCTTGGCGGATAG
- the gatA gene encoding Asp-tRNA(Asn)/Glu-tRNA(Gln) amidotransferase subunit GatA: protein MTDLTTFTIAQARNSLVKKEFTAIELTESYLKAIELANPTLNAYVAVTAEQARKMAVESDNRLVKGQGGLLEGIPLGIKDLFATHGVHTQACSHILDGFKPHYESTVTANLWKDGAVMLGKLNMDEFAMGSSNETSYYGPVINPWRKKDSHEKLVPGGSSGGSSAAVAARLCAGATATDTGGSIRQPAAFTGTVGIKPTYGRCSRWGTIAFASSLDQAGPIGRDVRDCAILLQSMASFDEKDSTSVNLPVPDYESYLGQSIKGMKIGIPKEYHMEEMFPEIIELWQKGMSWLKEAGAEICDVSLPHTKYALPAYYIVAPAEASSNLARYDGVRFGLREPGKDIIEMYENTRSVGFGDEVKRRILVGTYVLSSGYYEAYYLKAQKVRTLVKYDFDQCFASGVDAILTPATPTPAFSIADERIKNDTVAMYLNDIFTVPVNMAGLPGISVPAGFSSNGLPLGLQLIGKPFAEEVIFQVAHIIEQAAGIFNPEKWWI, encoded by the coding sequence ATGACTGATTTAACAACCTTCACAATTGCACAAGCTCGTAACTCTCTTGTAAAAAAAGAGTTCACGGCAATTGAATTAACAGAATCTTATTTAAAAGCAATTGAATTGGCTAATCCAACTTTGAATGCTTATGTAGCAGTAACAGCAGAACAAGCAAGAAAAATGGCTGTTGAATCAGATAACCGTTTGGTGAAAGGGCAGGGTGGGCTTTTAGAAGGTATTCCACTGGGAATTAAAGATCTTTTTGCGACACATGGTGTTCACACTCAAGCTTGTTCTCACATTCTTGATGGTTTTAAGCCGCATTATGAATCAACAGTAACTGCTAATTTATGGAAAGATGGAGCGGTTATGTTAGGTAAGCTTAATATGGATGAATTTGCTATGGGTTCTTCCAATGAGACATCGTATTATGGTCCAGTTATTAATCCATGGAGAAAAAAAGATTCCCATGAAAAGCTTGTGCCGGGTGGTTCTTCAGGTGGTTCTTCTGCTGCTGTTGCAGCAAGGCTTTGTGCTGGTGCAACAGCAACAGATACAGGCGGTTCAATACGCCAACCTGCAGCATTCACTGGAACGGTGGGGATTAAACCAACTTATGGACGTTGCTCACGGTGGGGAACCATCGCTTTTGCCTCATCACTTGATCAAGCAGGACCTATTGGGCGGGATGTTCGCGATTGTGCTATCTTACTTCAATCAATGGCTTCTTTTGATGAAAAAGATTCTACTTCCGTGAATTTACCAGTTCCAGATTATGAAAGTTATCTTGGTCAATCAATCAAAGGAATGAAAATTGGTATTCCAAAAGAATATCATATGGAAGAAATGTTTCCTGAAATTATTGAGCTTTGGCAAAAAGGCATGAGTTGGCTAAAAGAAGCGGGTGCTGAAATATGTGATGTTTCATTACCCCATACAAAATATGCTCTGCCTGCTTATTATATTGTTGCTCCTGCAGAAGCGTCTTCTAATTTAGCACGTTATGATGGAGTCCGTTTTGGTCTCCGTGAACCGGGAAAAGATATCATTGAAATGTATGAAAATACCCGTTCAGTGGGTTTTGGTGATGAAGTTAAAAGGCGAATTTTGGTTGGTACTTATGTTCTCTCCTCAGGTTATTATGAGGCCTATTATCTTAAAGCACAGAAAGTACGAACACTCGTAAAATATGATTTTGATCAATGTTTTGCTTCTGGTGTTGATGCTATTCTCACACCTGCAACACCAACACCGGCTTTCAGCATTGCTGATGAAAGAATTAAAAATGATACTGTAGCGATGTATCTCAATGATATTTTTACTGTTCCAGTTAATATGGCTGGTTTACCAGGTATCTCTGTTCCTGCTGGTTTCTCATCAAATGGTTTACCACTAGGATTGCAATTGATTGGTAAACCTTTTGCTGAAGAAGTTATTTTTCAAGTAGCACACATTATAGAACAAGCCGCTGGAATATTTAATCCTGAAAAATGGTGGATATAA
- the gatC gene encoding Asp-tRNA(Asn)/Glu-tRNA(Gln) amidotransferase subunit GatC, protein MSVDKEAVKRVAHLARIAICDDEAERMTKELNVILGFVEQLCEVDVGCVEPLTSVIPMTLRMREDHVTDGNKVTDIVANAPVTEENFFLVSKVVE, encoded by the coding sequence ATGTCTGTTGATAAAGAAGCAGTCAAGCGGGTAGCACATTTAGCACGTATTGCTATCTGTGATGATGAAGCTGAACGTATGACAAAAGAGCTTAATGTTATTTTAGGTTTTGTGGAGCAATTGTGTGAGGTTGATGTCGGTTGTGTTGAACCATTAACCTCAGTGATACCAATGACTTTACGGATGCGTGAAGATCATGTCACAGATGGTAATAAAGTGACCGATATCGTAGCAAATGCACCTGTTACAGAAGAGAATTTTTTTCTTGTCTCAAAAGTCGTCGAGTAA
- the ruvX gene encoding Holliday junction resolvase RuvX: MAIININEIITHLLPGQTIAGLDLGTKTIGIAISDMGLIFSNPRPVLQRKKFMEDAHTLIKIFDRENVGAIIIGLPLNMNGSSGPRAQATRTFVSNMRAHTEIPFIFWDERLSTIAAERFLLAMDVSRTKRAKLIDSAAAAFILQGALNRIQSLHHIEG, encoded by the coding sequence ATGGCTATTATTAACATAAATGAAATTATTACACATCTCTTACCTGGGCAAACAATAGCAGGTTTGGATTTGGGTACAAAGACTATCGGAATTGCAATTTCTGATATGGGACTAATTTTTTCAAATCCTCGCCCTGTGTTACAGCGAAAAAAATTTATGGAAGATGCCCATACACTTATAAAAATTTTTGATCGTGAAAATGTTGGCGCTATTATCATTGGCTTACCGCTTAACATGAATGGCAGCAGCGGTCCTCGTGCTCAAGCAACCAGAACTTTTGTGAGCAATATGAGAGCACATACAGAAATTCCATTTATTTTTTGGGATGAACGCTTATCAACAATTGCTGCTGAACGTTTTCTTCTAGCAATGGACGTATCGCGTACTAAAAGAGCAAAACTCATTGATTCTGCTGCTGCTGCTTTCATATTGCAAGGCGCTCTTAACAGAATTCAAAGTCTTCATCATATAGAAGGATAA
- a CDS encoding acyl-CoA dehydrogenase family protein, giving the protein MSAVFAQNVRRKNAFLSDTLMFRIASTLPKFLLTSFEEVGDFVASREAWELSCLANRYQPLLRYNDEWGQQAEKLEIHSSYQALQQYSRQAGLVTSLWENSTSESGVRYQARAIRLALSASLETGHLNEVIIASAAIAVLISDVELFKKWQNVLLSRQYDLSSKPIHSKKAASITCAFDDVKQGEKYAFNFPSVKKISFDEKMGRDLYRLNVVKTNVVNPIVDGYLVSAELDGHLSCFLIPRIQENGALNGSIKIRHLLQRSGEFLTPEGVVDFQGSYGWLLGNIGEGPKVIKDIETMMRFDQSVVSAGVLRAALQLGIDFFRQKRPDQPLPPLTERIFADIALDIAATQALVLRLARAFDNAANDRSEAAFARIMTPIIAYHVSQLVVPIIGEIIAQLGIESFVEDNPLSQMLCNSPARIVRNISANQLVKDAILIAEKAPGLFHKLLEKIALDIGPAGPRAIEIIQSAVEMALANEGAGRFFVEQVAYAAAAASLRSTDIENVANAYMESRLGGQWRSSYGMLIARYNAGHLLNVLYPSI; this is encoded by the coding sequence ATGAGTGCTGTCTTTGCGCAAAATGTTCGCCGAAAAAATGCGTTTCTCAGTGATACGCTTATGTTTCGTATTGCTTCTACTTTGCCTAAATTTTTATTAACAAGTTTTGAAGAAGTAGGAGATTTTGTAGCAAGTCGTGAAGCGTGGGAGCTTTCCTGTCTGGCGAATCGTTACCAACCACTCTTGCGCTATAATGACGAATGGGGGCAACAGGCAGAAAAACTAGAGATACATTCTTCTTATCAGGCTCTTCAACAATATTCTAGACAAGCAGGTTTGGTCACTTCGCTTTGGGAAAATTCTACCTCAGAAAGTGGAGTACGTTATCAAGCACGTGCTATTCGTTTAGCTTTATCTGCTAGTTTAGAAACAGGGCATTTAAATGAGGTTATTATAGCAAGTGCAGCTATTGCAGTCTTAATTAGTGATGTTGAGCTTTTCAAAAAATGGCAAAATGTACTCTTATCACGTCAATATGATTTATCTTCAAAACCTATTCACAGCAAAAAAGCGGCTTCAATTACCTGTGCTTTTGATGATGTTAAACAAGGAGAAAAATATGCTTTTAATTTTCCTAGTGTTAAGAAAATTTCTTTTGATGAAAAAATGGGGCGTGATCTGTATCGTTTAAATGTTGTGAAAACCAATGTTGTTAATCCTATAGTGGATGGATATCTTGTAAGTGCAGAGTTAGATGGGCATTTGAGTTGCTTTTTAATTCCCCGTATACAGGAAAATGGTGCATTAAATGGTTCCATAAAAATTCGTCATTTACTGCAACGTTCTGGAGAATTCTTAACACCAGAAGGTGTTGTTGATTTTCAAGGGAGTTATGGTTGGCTGTTGGGAAATATTGGAGAAGGACCTAAAGTCATTAAGGATATCGAAACTATGATGCGTTTCGATCAATCTGTTGTATCGGCAGGTGTTTTACGGGCTGCACTTCAATTGGGCATAGATTTTTTTCGGCAAAAAAGGCCTGATCAGCCTTTGCCACCGCTAACGGAGCGTATTTTTGCAGATATTGCTCTGGATATTGCTGCCACACAAGCGTTGGTTTTGCGTTTAGCACGGGCTTTTGACAATGCTGCTAATGATCGTTCTGAAGCTGCTTTTGCAAGAATTATGACCCCTATTATTGCTTATCACGTAAGTCAATTAGTGGTACCCATTATTGGCGAAATTATTGCACAGCTTGGTATTGAGAGTTTTGTAGAAGACAATCCATTATCACAAATGCTATGTAATAGCCCTGCACGAATTGTGAGAAATATTTCTGCTAATCAATTGGTTAAGGATGCAATTCTCATCGCTGAAAAAGCACCAGGATTGTTCCATAAATTGTTAGAAAAAATTGCTCTTGATATTGGTCCAGCAGGTCCACGGGCAATAGAGATCATTCAATCTGCTGTCGAAATGGCATTAGCAAATGAGGGAGCTGGAAGATTCTTTGTTGAACAAGTGGCATATGCGGCTGCAGCTGCATCATTACGCTCTACAGATATAGAAAATGTAGCAAATGCCTATATGGAAAGCCGCCTTGGCGGACAATGGAGATCTTCTTATGGGATGCTTATTGCGCGATATAATGCCGGACATTTGCTCAATGTCCTTTATCCTTCTATATGA
- a CDS encoding dihydroorotase, translating into MTKPIVFQNARIIDPSRTIDEIGTVIVENGLITAAGKEALNQGIPDGAEIINAQNKAILPGLVDARVFVGEPGNERLETIASASQSAAAGGITSFLMMPDTNPIIDNVALVKFITHIAEKMSSVNVYPVAAITQSFNGQEITEFGLLKDAGAVAFSEGKKTLQNSSVMRRAMTYARDFDVPLMHETQDKDLTGKGVINEGLLANWLGLSGIPREAEVIPLERDLRLAALTKTRYHAAQISTKLSADALRLGKQQNEKISAGVSINHLSLNENDIGEYRTAFRLMPPLRTEEDRIAMIEAIKDGTVDIIVSSHDPQSIDKKRLPFNDAAAGAIGMETLLSAALRLYHDESISLLRLTELLSTTPAKLFGLNAGTLKKGVHADLILVDLEEPWVVSTERLYSRSKNTPFENARFQGRVVQTFVKGQSIFKRHEIVDE; encoded by the coding sequence ATGACAAAGCCAATTGTCTTTCAAAACGCCCGCATTATTGATCCTTCACGCACAATCGACGAAATTGGCACAGTTATTGTTGAAAATGGACTAATTACAGCTGCTGGAAAAGAAGCCTTGAATCAGGGAATTCCAGATGGGGCAGAGATTATTAACGCACAAAATAAAGCAATTCTACCCGGACTTGTTGATGCTCGCGTTTTTGTTGGAGAACCAGGAAATGAACGCCTTGAAACAATTGCATCAGCAAGCCAATCAGCAGCAGCAGGTGGTATTACTTCCTTCCTTATGATGCCAGACACAAACCCAATTATTGATAACGTAGCACTTGTTAAATTCATTACACATATAGCTGAGAAAATGTCATCGGTTAATGTCTATCCTGTTGCTGCAATAACTCAGAGTTTTAACGGACAAGAAATAACTGAATTTGGTTTGTTAAAAGATGCAGGAGCAGTTGCTTTTAGTGAAGGGAAAAAAACACTTCAAAATTCATCTGTTATGCGTCGTGCAATGACTTACGCACGTGACTTCGATGTTCCATTGATGCACGAAACGCAAGATAAGGACCTTACAGGAAAAGGTGTTATCAATGAAGGTCTACTAGCGAATTGGCTTGGTCTTTCTGGCATTCCTCGCGAAGCAGAAGTCATCCCACTTGAAAGAGATTTGCGCTTAGCCGCATTAACAAAAACACGCTATCATGCTGCACAAATATCGACAAAACTATCTGCCGATGCACTTCGTTTAGGAAAGCAACAAAATGAGAAGATTTCAGCCGGCGTATCTATTAATCACTTGTCTCTTAATGAAAATGATATTGGTGAATATCGTACTGCTTTCCGTCTTATGCCCCCGCTACGTACAGAAGAAGATCGTATAGCGATGATTGAAGCAATAAAAGATGGAACAGTCGATATTATCGTCTCTTCCCATGATCCCCAGAGTATTGACAAAAAACGTTTACCATTTAACGATGCGGCCGCAGGCGCCATTGGTATGGAAACCTTATTGAGTGCCGCTTTACGCCTTTACCATGATGAAAGTATATCCCTTCTACGATTAACGGAACTTTTATCAACCACACCTGCAAAACTCTTTGGACTTAATGCAGGAACACTCAAAAAAGGTGTTCATGCAGACCTTATTTTGGTTGATCTTGAGGAGCCATGGGTCGTTTCTACAGAGAGGCTGTATTCACGCTCAAAAAATACACCTTTTGAGAATGCACGCTTCCAAGGACGTGTTGTTCAAACTTTTGTTAAAGGACAATCAATTTTTAAACGTCATGAGATTGTTGATGAATAA
- the plsY gene encoding glycerol-3-phosphate 1-O-acyltransferase PlsY produces the protein MNKIEMLFQFTPWFIFLISYFIGSIPFGLIFMRMAKLGDIRKIGSGNIGATNVLRTGNKKVAALTLLCDMLKGTIVILVIKFLNNPIENDVVIFLTGFFAFLGHLFPVWLRFKGGKGVATYLGVCLGIYWPAAIVFIIVWIVFFFLTRYSSLSALMAVIITPVFGYFSYPSLYANCMLIAMSILVIIKHHTNITRLFAGKESKIGMKNKNE, from the coding sequence ATGAATAAAATAGAAATGCTTTTTCAGTTCACTCCATGGTTTATCTTTCTGATATCCTATTTCATTGGTTCTATTCCATTTGGTCTTATTTTTATGCGAATGGCCAAGCTTGGTGATATAAGGAAAATCGGTTCTGGAAATATTGGAGCTACAAATGTTTTACGAACAGGAAATAAAAAAGTTGCTGCTCTCACGCTTCTTTGTGATATGTTGAAAGGAACCATTGTTATTCTTGTTATAAAATTTTTAAATAATCCAATAGAAAATGATGTTGTTATTTTTCTTACTGGTTTTTTTGCTTTTTTGGGGCATCTTTTCCCTGTTTGGCTTAGATTTAAAGGTGGTAAAGGCGTTGCTACTTATCTAGGAGTTTGTTTAGGAATTTATTGGCCAGCGGCAATTGTTTTCATTATTGTATGGATAGTATTTTTTTTTCTCACACGTTATTCTTCATTATCTGCACTTATGGCTGTTATTATTACTCCAGTATTTGGTTATTTTTCTTATCCTTCTCTCTATGCGAATTGTATGTTGATTGCAATGAGCATATTGGTGATTATAAAACATCATACAAATATCACTAGATTGTTCGCTGGGAAAGAAAGCAAGATTGGTATGAAAAACAAGAATGAATAA
- the dprA gene encoding DNA-processing protein DprA — protein sequence MNKGILLTDRQRLNWLRLLRSENIGAVSFRNLIDHYKTAENALIALPELSKKGGLSTSIRITTIEDAEKEMEAAERLGIRFIGVGEPDYPAFLKVMEASPPLIAVKGNISVFKKPSVGIVGSRNASAAGKKLTAQFAHFLGNAGFTTISGLARGIDSIAHQASLLTGTVAVMAGGIDHIYPPENKKLHEDIVANGGVIISEMPIAWKPRAIDFPRRNRIIAGLSLGLLVVEAALRSGSLITARQAAEMGRLTFAIPGSPLDPRSVGTNNLIKDGAQLTTHPSDIIETLAPLTTPSPNSQLNFFEEGEAVSLQFEKSKFYESDAKDNNPSSLENDAERAAVLSVLSITPIDLDTLSTHSGVPLPNLYLLLVELELAGKLIRHSGGYVSLSNFDLLQESQHY from the coding sequence ATGAATAAAGGAATTCTACTCACTGACCGTCAACGTCTAAATTGGTTGCGGTTGTTACGCAGTGAAAATATCGGAGCAGTAAGTTTTCGTAATCTCATTGATCATTATAAAACAGCAGAAAATGCTCTAATAGCACTTCCTGAGCTTAGTAAAAAAGGTGGTCTTTCTACATCTATTCGAATCACAACGATAGAAGATGCAGAAAAAGAAATGGAAGCAGCTGAAAGATTAGGTATTCGGTTTATAGGTGTAGGAGAGCCAGATTATCCAGCCTTTCTTAAAGTGATGGAAGCATCACCCCCTCTTATTGCTGTAAAAGGCAATATTTCGGTTTTTAAGAAACCTTCTGTTGGAATTGTTGGATCTCGAAATGCCTCAGCAGCCGGCAAAAAGCTCACCGCTCAATTTGCACATTTTCTTGGAAATGCTGGCTTTACAACAATTTCTGGATTAGCGCGTGGCATTGATAGTATTGCACATCAAGCAAGTCTATTAACAGGCACAGTTGCAGTAATGGCTGGTGGGATTGATCACATCTATCCTCCTGAAAACAAAAAGTTACACGAAGATATTGTTGCTAATGGTGGAGTAATTATTAGTGAAATGCCTATTGCTTGGAAACCACGCGCCATTGATTTTCCAAGAAGAAATCGTATTATTGCAGGTCTATCACTCGGACTGTTAGTTGTAGAAGCTGCATTGCGATCAGGGTCTTTAATTACCGCACGCCAAGCTGCTGAAATGGGACGTTTGACTTTTGCCATTCCTGGTTCTCCACTTGATCCAAGATCTGTTGGTACAAACAACCTTATCAAGGATGGGGCGCAACTTACCACCCATCCTTCCGATATCATAGAAACGCTTGCACCATTAACAACACCATCCCCAAATTCTCAACTCAACTTTTTTGAAGAAGGAGAAGCAGTCTCCTTACAATTTGAAAAAAGCAAGTTTTATGAATCTGATGCAAAAGACAACAATCCTTCTTCTCTTGAAAATGACGCAGAACGTGCGGCTGTTCTTTCCGTCCTTTCAATAACACCAATTGACTTAGATACACTAAGTACCCATTCAGGCGTTCCACTCCCAAACCTCTACCTCTTACTGGTGGAGCTTGAGCTTGCTGGAAAGCTTATTCGACACTCTGGTGGTTATGTGTCATTGTCGAATTTTGATCTTCTCCAAGAGTCTCAGCACTATTAA